The Solibacillus sp. FSL W7-1464 genome contains a region encoding:
- the noc gene encoding nucleoid occlusion protein: protein MKSTFSRFFGGGSKEPEVKSEVEVIENISMASEEVVKIPIDKIIPNRYQPRTVFDDEKIEELARTIHTHGVIQPIVIRPIDNDADKYEIIAGERRYRAMKSLQWTEVPAIVRNLNDRETASIALIENLQREELTAIEEALAYQQLLGLHQLTQEALAQRLGKGQSTVANKLRLLKLPQFVQDAILNREISERHARALIVIKDEQLQMQLIAATKEFDWNVRQLEEQIQKILNPDEPEIKKRKPSRKAISKDVRIALNTIKQSLSMVTKSGINVKTEEEDTDDYYQITVKIPKKK, encoded by the coding sequence AGAATATCTCGATGGCTTCAGAAGAAGTAGTTAAAATTCCAATAGACAAAATCATTCCGAACCGTTATCAGCCACGTACAGTTTTTGATGATGAGAAGATTGAAGAATTAGCTAGAACAATTCATACACATGGCGTCATTCAACCAATTGTGATTCGTCCAATAGATAATGACGCAGATAAATATGAAATAATTGCCGGTGAGCGACGTTATCGAGCGATGAAATCCCTACAGTGGACAGAAGTGCCTGCTATTGTAAGGAATTTAAATGATCGGGAAACGGCGTCTATTGCCTTGATTGAAAACCTTCAACGCGAGGAATTAACAGCAATTGAAGAAGCGCTTGCTTATCAGCAATTATTAGGGTTACATCAGCTGACACAAGAAGCGCTTGCACAACGTCTTGGTAAAGGACAATCAACAGTAGCTAATAAATTGCGTTTATTAAAGTTACCTCAATTTGTTCAGGATGCTATTTTAAATCGTGAAATATCGGAACGTCATGCCCGGGCTCTAATTGTAATCAAAGATGAGCAATTACAAATGCAGCTCATTGCAGCGACGAAAGAGTTTGATTGGAATGTAAGACAGCTTGAAGAGCAAATTCAAAAAATTCTAAATCCAGATGAACCAGAGATAAAAAAACGTAAACCAAGCAGAAAAGCGATTAGCAAAGATGTGCGTATTGCTCTTAATACGATCAAGCAGTCGTTATCAATGGTGACGAAAAGTGGAATCAATGTAAAAACGGAGGAAGAGGATACAGATGATTACTACCAAATCACTGTTAAAATTCCGAAGAAAAAATAA